Proteins from a single region of Bacteroidota bacterium:
- a CDS encoding T9SS type A sorting domain-containing protein has translation MKKILFLSIIVFYSLISFSQTSYEMDTYNGQTVTTCSGTFFDSGGAGGNYAPGESLITTFCPATAGTAISFDFSLFSLSSGDQLQVFNGTTTAAPSFGTFGDVFSPVGMGVIASATNPSGCLTFEFTSGAGASSIGWEAAISCATPCQTIHVGLQSSIPTAANNYIDICPGDAITFVGTGIFLENNAVYYQSNLNSSFEWDFSNGTIGSSQSETVIFNDPGGYNIDLTVTDQNGCVSSNDLGLRVRVATDPTFVGTMVSDPVICHGDQLQLIGQVNPSPWEVSAELNWADTTFLPDGSGASYTTSLIFDAFATGQTLTSANDILGICANMEHSYLGDLHITIDCPNGQSVVLKSYPGGGGTFLGEPIDVDTDLNPGIGWDYCWSANPTYGTMNAESGSYSTLPSGSYASIDPLTNLIGCPLNGAWTIEVTDNLLSDNGYIFGWGINFDPNILPANWTFSPDYPSLMWDVSTQFLIGSNGGTVTLEPDTGIQSVDFIVTDSYGCPYDTSITFEVLPTYIVDFGPDTTLCSDDILLLDATNGGTNTGAIYVWHDNMGNSGTGPNYTVDKPGTYWVEIPNIQNSCGHTDTITVSFNDMELDLGVDLENICITQAQTIGLTVPNADSYLWSTTATTDVITVYSSGTYSVTVTRGECIEVDEINVEFDYTLSINLGADQNLCTGNSIILDPGYSGYNYQWSLLPNSAIIATSQELEVTNGGIYSVSVTNACGTYIDEIEVSLITLPVVELGTNASFCYGTAVELVASYPNSTVLWSDGSMFPTLLVDTAGFYEVFVTNQCGTTYDNIVLELDFPLNLDLGNDTSICSGDTITLDCGFADEIYLWSNGETNQSIEVSSPAAYVVTISNTCGNFFDFVNIDFIPELNFSLGNDTFICSGNSLTLDPQISALSYLWSTGENTQSIDILSADTYTLTITNECKTQESSINIYVFPTFIDLGNDTGICEGQSIIFDAGNYSGSEFIWSNGESSETIELMLAGTYSVSVTNYCGNAEGSINLEIYPNPSVFIGNDTIIESEESFIIDADSGFESYLWSTGESTESIEVFSTGEYTLIVTNEYACTDIDTIVVEIISGIGNQNMKDDIQIYPNPARDEFYISSENQILERVVVYNSIGKIIISEKINSNIHSIDISKFSNGIYFVRLISKTGEIIIKPIHIIK, from the coding sequence ATGAAGAAGATATTATTTCTCTCAATAATTGTTTTTTACTCACTTATTAGTTTTTCGCAAACAAGTTATGAGATGGATACCTACAATGGCCAGACAGTAACAACATGTAGCGGAACATTTTTTGATAGCGGAGGCGCAGGTGGCAACTACGCACCGGGCGAAAGTTTGATTACAACCTTTTGTCCTGCAACTGCAGGTACAGCCATTTCTTTCGATTTTTCGCTGTTTAGTCTTTCAAGTGGAGACCAGTTGCAAGTTTTTAATGGAACCACTACGGCGGCACCAAGTTTTGGAACTTTTGGCGATGTGTTTTCACCTGTTGGAATGGGTGTTATTGCTTCTGCTACAAATCCTTCGGGCTGTTTAACTTTCGAGTTTACATCAGGAGCCGGTGCCAGTTCAATTGGTTGGGAGGCTGCTATAAGTTGTGCTACACCCTGCCAAACTATTCATGTTGGTCTTCAATCTTCAATTCCTACCGCTGCAAATAATTATATTGATATATGTCCTGGCGATGCTATAACTTTTGTTGGAACCGGTATTTTCCTTGAGAATAATGCAGTTTATTATCAAAGCAATTTAAACTCGTCTTTCGAATGGGATTTCTCGAACGGAACAATCGGGAGTTCACAATCTGAAACAGTAATATTTAATGATCCTGGAGGATATAACATCGATTTGACTGTAACAGACCAAAATGGCTGTGTTAGCTCAAACGATTTAGGCTTAAGAGTTCGTGTAGCAACCGATCCTACATTTGTGGGCACTATGGTTTCCGACCCTGTTATCTGTCATGGTGATCAATTGCAACTGATAGGTCAAGTCAATCCAAGTCCATGGGAAGTTTCTGCAGAATTAAATTGGGCAGATACAACATTTTTGCCAGATGGGAGTGGAGCCTCTTACACAACTTCTCTAATTTTCGATGCCTTTGCTACAGGTCAAACATTGACAAGTGCAAACGATATTCTCGGAATTTGTGCAAATATGGAGCATTCGTACCTTGGCGATTTACATATTACTATAGATTGCCCAAATGGACAATCTGTTGTATTGAAATCTTATCCGGGTGGAGGCGGAACATTTTTGGGCGAACCCATTGATGTAGATACTGATTTAAATCCTGGAATTGGTTGGGATTATTGCTGGTCGGCAAATCCAACTTATGGAACAATGAATGCTGAATCTGGTTCGTATAGCACCTTACCTTCAGGAAGTTATGCTTCTATTGATCCACTTACGAATTTGATAGGGTGTCCTTTGAATGGAGCATGGACCATAGAAGTTACAGACAATCTTCTTTCTGATAATGGATATATTTTTGGATGGGGAATAAATTTCGATCCAAATATTCTCCCGGCTAATTGGACATTTAGCCCTGATTACCCTTCGCTAATGTGGGATGTGAGTACACAATTTCTAATTGGGAGCAATGGTGGAACAGTTACTTTAGAACCTGATACAGGAATTCAATCAGTCGATTTTATTGTAACAGACAGCTATGGTTGCCCATACGATACTTCCATTACTTTTGAAGTTTTACCAACTTATATTGTCGATTTCGGACCTGACACAACTTTATGTTCTGACGACATTTTATTATTAGACGCTACAAATGGAGGTACAAATACAGGTGCAATTTATGTTTGGCACGATAATATGGGAAATTCCGGTACTGGACCTAATTATACAGTTGATAAACCAGGAACTTATTGGGTAGAAATTCCAAATATTCAGAATTCTTGTGGACACACCGATACAATTACCGTTTCATTTAATGATATGGAATTAGATCTCGGCGTTGATCTTGAAAATATTTGTATAACTCAAGCTCAAACTATTGGTCTGACTGTCCCAAATGCAGATTCTTACCTTTGGTCAACAACAGCTACCACTGATGTTATTACAGTATATAGTTCAGGAACATACTCAGTTACTGTTACACGAGGAGAATGTATTGAAGTTGATGAAATCAATGTTGAATTTGACTATACACTTTCAATAAATCTTGGAGCCGACCAAAATCTCTGTACTGGAAATTCTATTATTCTCGACCCTGGATATAGTGGATACAATTATCAATGGTCTCTTCTTCCAAATTCAGCAATAATAGCAACTTCACAAGAGCTTGAAGTAACAAACGGTGGAATATATAGTGTTTCTGTAACAAATGCTTGCGGAACATATATTGATGAAATTGAAGTATCACTAATAACACTTCCTGTAGTAGAATTAGGGACTAATGCTTCTTTTTGTTATGGCACTGCTGTAGAATTAGTTGCAAGCTACCCAAATTCAACGGTTCTATGGTCAGATGGCTCAATGTTTCCAACATTATTGGTTGATACTGCCGGATTTTACGAAGTTTTTGTAACTAACCAATGTGGAACTACATACGATAATATTGTTCTCGAACTTGACTTTCCTTTAAATTTAGATTTAGGAAATGACACCTCAATTTGTAGTGGAGATACAATAACTTTAGACTGTGGCTTTGCAGATGAAATATACTTATGGTCTAACGGAGAAACTAACCAAAGCATAGAGGTTTCGAGTCCGGCTGCCTATGTTGTTACAATTAGTAATACTTGTGGTAACTTTTTCGATTTTGTAAACATTGATTTTATTCCTGAATTAAATTTCAGTTTAGGAAACGATACTTTTATTTGTAGTGGAAATTCACTAACCCTTGACCCTCAAATATCTGCATTGAGCTATTTATGGTCAACCGGAGAAAATACTCAGTCAATTGATATACTAAGTGCTGACACATATACACTTACAATAACGAACGAATGCAAAACTCAGGAATCCTCAATAAATATCTATGTTTTTCCTACATTTATAGACCTTGGTAATGATACTGGAATTTGCGAAGGGCAATCAATTATTTTTGATGCTGGAAATTATTCAGGATCAGAATTTATTTGGTCAAATGGAGAAAGTAGCGAGACAATTGAACTAATGCTTGCAGGAACTTATTCTGTTAGTGTAACAAACTATTGTGGAAATGCAGAAGGTTCAATAAATTTAGAAATTTACCCAAATCCATCAGTTTTTATTGGAAATGACACTATTATTGAAAGCGAAGAATCCTTTATAATAGATGCTGATAGCGGATTCGAATCATATTTATGGTCAACCGGAGAATCTACAGAAAGTATTGAGGTGTTCAGCACAGGAGAATATACATTAATTGTTACAAATGAATATGCTTGTACTGATATTGATACAATTGTAGTTGAAATTATTAGCGGAATCGGAAATCAAAATATGAAAGATGATATACAGATTTATCCAAATCCTGCAAGAGATGAGTTTTACATTTCATCGGAAAATCAAATTTTAGAAAGAGTAGTTGTCTATAATTCAATTGGTAAAATAATTATTTCTGAAAAAATAAATTCTAATATACATTCGATTGATATAAGCAAATTTTCCAATGGTATTTATTTTGTTCGATTAATTTCAAAAACTGGTGAAATTATTATTAAACCAATTCATATTATTAAATAG
- a CDS encoding DUF2130 domain-containing protein: MKNETQIKCPNCGTSIDVQDILAHQLEDEIKQKYQAQIAEEKKKYEAEQEKLKQEKLDFEQKKKQENELFQERFDKKLKEEKSLMEKKLKDKLLEEQSEQFQVFQKELNEKSEQIKELNRTKAEIEKLKREKSELKEATEAEAQKKLNETLISEKEKIRKSEEEKNELRFKEMQIQLEAQKKLTEEMKRKQEQGSMQLQGEVQELAIEEWLAAQFPLDTIDEIKKGARGGDCLQTVNTRSIQNCGTIYYESKRTKDFQPSWIEKFKADIREKGANIGVLVTEVMPSDMDRMGLKDGIWICNYDEFKGLCAVIRESIVQLSTAISSQENKGDKMDMLYSFLTGNTFRMQVEAIVEGFTQMKSDLETEKRSMQRIWKQRDKQIEKVITNTIDMYGSIKGIAGNAIQTVKALELPGADEDENEQA; encoded by the coding sequence ATGAAAAACGAAACCCAAATAAAATGCCCAAACTGCGGTACATCAATAGATGTACAAGATATTCTTGCTCATCAATTAGAAGATGAGATTAAACAGAAGTATCAAGCTCAAATAGCGGAAGAAAAGAAGAAGTACGAAGCTGAACAAGAAAAATTAAAACAAGAAAAACTTGATTTTGAGCAGAAGAAAAAGCAAGAGAATGAATTGTTTCAGGAACGCTTTGATAAAAAACTGAAAGAGGAAAAAAGCTTGATGGAAAAAAAGCTAAAAGATAAACTTCTTGAAGAACAATCGGAACAATTTCAAGTTTTTCAAAAAGAACTAAACGAGAAATCGGAACAAATTAAGGAGCTTAACAGAACCAAGGCAGAAATTGAGAAACTCAAACGAGAAAAGTCTGAATTAAAAGAAGCTACTGAGGCAGAAGCCCAAAAGAAGCTAAATGAAACGCTCATTTCAGAGAAAGAGAAAATCAGAAAATCGGAAGAAGAAAAAAACGAATTGCGCTTCAAAGAAATGCAAATACAATTAGAAGCACAGAAAAAGCTTACCGAAGAAATGAAACGTAAGCAGGAGCAAGGTTCTATGCAATTGCAAGGCGAGGTTCAGGAATTGGCAATTGAAGAATGGCTGGCTGCTCAATTTCCTTTAGATACAATTGATGAAATAAAGAAAGGAGCAAGGGGTGGGGACTGTCTTCAAACCGTTAATACACGTTCTATACAAAATTGTGGAACCATCTATTATGAAAGTAAACGCACTAAGGATTTTCAACCAAGCTGGATAGAGAAGTTTAAAGCTGACATTAGAGAAAAGGGAGCAAATATTGGGGTGTTGGTTACAGAAGTAATGCCATCTGATATGGATAGGATGGGTCTGAAAGATGGTATTTGGATTTGCAACTATGATGAATTTAAGGGATTATGTGCAGTCATTCGAGAATCTATTGTTCAATTAAGTACTGCCATTAGTTCGCAGGAAAACAAAGGTGACAAAATGGATATGTTATATAGCTTCTTAACGGGAAACACATTTAGAATGCAGGTTGAAGCAATAGTTGAGGGTTTTACGCAGATGAAATCAGATCTGGAAACAGAGAAACGTTCAATGCAGCGAATTTGGAAGCAAAGAGATAAACAAATTGAAAAAGTAATTACAAATACGATTGATATGTATGGCTCAATTAAGGGGATTGCCGGTAATGCTATACAGACTGTAAAGGCTTTAGAATTACCCGGAGCAGATGAGGATGAAAACGAACAAGCATAG
- a CDS encoding N-6 DNA methylase produces the protein MAFFQNSVLNKHLKGQDTKTLNAAYQKFTAYFHNQAIQQNISLAKEEQFQEGFLRELFVNILGYTLNPQPNYNLTTELKNEIGAKKCDGAILQDGKALAVIELKGTDTKDLDKINVQAFNYKNNQTACVYVITSNFEKLRFFIHHSVEHLEFNLFTLSETEFKILWLCLRADNLLNGVPLKVKEDSLLAEENISKQLYKDYSAFKTDLWQNMYKNHPEHEQLMLFKKTQKLLDRFLFIFFSEDSGLLPPNSISMIIEKWKQDTDWGEDRMLYDIYKQYFGFINTGRPARGGRAEIFAFNGGLFQDDLILDNIKIDDEILLKHTEKLTAYDFQSEVDVNILGHIFENSLSEIENITAELEGQAIDKSKTKRKKDGVFYTPKYITKYIVDNTIGKLCKEEKIELNITDERFGQVSKRSRKGIADLQLYREWLLDLKICDPACGSGAFLNQALEFLIEEHRYLDELSAQYHKTPLVLSDIETQILEQNIYGVDINDESVEIAKLSLWLRTAQKGRKLTILNNNIKCGNSLIDDPEVAGEKAFNWEKEFPEVFKLKEKVAWHITTATHNSRYSQRMFDNYVKSGKAVWIDEENEILVSETIADIVKEDKLNVIEYNICGDHIHMLLVCEKDELTKIVGKIKGISGRKYNIANGITTTTTRGHVPLSGIGIGSSNSDIGSSSSSSNIDTSSDTEKKKYNSLWTQKFGKRIIKGENDLQNVINYIHNNRQKHGLPENKKLDKIISQMCCTAEYAFRTEYKGGFDVVIGNPPYVNFANLPKEEREFFKKTSKVCKNKTDLYAFFVEIATKILKQNGRFSFIFPHTWVSTTSFTPLRKLFFDNYKINNLVELEHGVFHDAIVKTVIIVCEKGSDFIGVPIFNEEFKFVVDIPKSIIFNDEEMIINFDWTPQKQKIEDKLFKDSLRLDYLLRFTRGIKTSNDKRFLYLEKKDEDYKKVIRGRNIKAYRTDFVGEYVWYRPDLMKEKVGCLPHTKELFEVPEKLITQRVNSSGQLLVTYDNQQYYCLDTTNVSVIENELEVNIKYILVLLNSRLINWWFNDKFKMPTISGYELHQIPIKIDKKIEAIVVDFGNEKLKQEPIFQNSQTKFGKYLKSQFQIEKLQKKLQNWHELDFGEFIKELNKAIKKVGGEKLSKMDEMEWIEVFETKKAEAQTLKAEIDKTDAEIDRMVYELYGLSEEEIKIVEQN, from the coding sequence ATGGCATTTTTTCAAAATTCAGTACTCAATAAACACTTAAAAGGACAGGATACGAAAACGCTTAATGCTGCTTATCAAAAGTTTACAGCTTATTTTCACAATCAGGCTATTCAACAAAATATTAGCTTAGCCAAAGAAGAACAGTTTCAAGAAGGATTTTTGCGTGAATTGTTTGTGAATATATTGGGCTATACTTTAAATCCACAACCGAATTATAATTTAACTACCGAACTAAAAAACGAAATAGGAGCAAAAAAATGCGATGGTGCTATTTTGCAAGACGGAAAAGCATTGGCTGTTATTGAACTAAAAGGAACCGACACCAAAGATTTAGATAAAATCAATGTTCAGGCATTCAATTACAAAAACAACCAAACGGCTTGTGTTTATGTTATAACATCTAATTTTGAAAAGCTACGTTTCTTTATCCATCATTCGGTAGAGCACTTGGAGTTTAACCTTTTTACCCTTTCCGAAACCGAATTTAAAATACTATGGCTGTGTTTAAGAGCTGATAATTTATTAAATGGTGTTCCGCTAAAAGTAAAAGAAGATAGTCTGTTAGCAGAGGAAAACATAAGCAAGCAACTCTACAAAGATTATTCAGCTTTTAAAACGGACTTGTGGCAGAACATGTACAAGAATCATCCGGAACATGAACAACTCATGCTGTTCAAGAAAACACAAAAATTGCTTGATCGTTTTCTATTCATCTTCTTTTCGGAAGATAGCGGTTTGTTACCGCCTAATTCAATTTCGATGATTATTGAAAAATGGAAACAGGATACAGATTGGGGAGAAGACAGGATGTTGTATGACATTTATAAGCAGTATTTCGGTTTTATCAATACCGGCCGTCCGGCAAGGGGAGGTCGTGCAGAAATCTTTGCTTTCAATGGAGGCCTTTTTCAAGATGATTTGATTTTGGATAATATCAAAATTGACGATGAAATATTATTGAAACATACCGAAAAACTTACGGCCTATGATTTTCAGAGCGAAGTAGATGTAAACATTTTGGGACACATTTTCGAGAATTCACTTAGCGAAATTGAGAATATCACTGCCGAACTAGAAGGGCAGGCGATAGACAAAAGCAAAACTAAACGAAAGAAAGATGGTGTTTTCTATACACCCAAATATATTACAAAATACATTGTAGATAATACCATTGGTAAACTCTGTAAAGAAGAGAAAATTGAACTCAATATTACGGATGAACGTTTTGGGCAAGTCAGTAAAAGATCACGCAAAGGAATTGCAGACCTACAATTATACCGAGAGTGGTTGCTGGATTTAAAAATATGCGACCCGGCTTGTGGCTCCGGTGCTTTTCTGAATCAGGCATTAGAATTTTTAATAGAAGAACATCGCTACCTTGATGAGTTAAGCGCACAATATCATAAAACGCCATTAGTATTAAGCGATATTGAAACGCAAATTTTAGAACAAAACATTTACGGAGTTGATATAAACGATGAAAGTGTAGAAATAGCCAAACTTTCGTTATGGTTAAGAACAGCACAAAAAGGTCGTAAGCTGACTATACTAAACAACAATATTAAATGTGGCAATTCTTTGATTGATGATCCGGAGGTAGCAGGGGAGAAGGCTTTTAATTGGGAAAAGGAATTTCCCGAAGTGTTTAAGTTAAAAGAAAAAGTTGCTTGGCACATCACTACTGCAACACATAATTCAAGATATTCGCAGCGAATGTTTGATAATTATGTTAAATCAGGAAAAGCCGTTTGGATAGATGAAGAAAATGAAATACTCGTATCTGAAACAATAGCAGATATTGTGAAAGAAGATAAATTGAATGTAATTGAGTATAATATATGTGGCGATCACATTCATATGCTATTGGTATGCGAAAAAGACGAACTAACGAAAATAGTAGGAAAAATAAAAGGAATAAGCGGCCGAAAATATAATATCGCCAATGGGATAACGACTACAACAACAAGGGGACATGTCCCCTTGTCCGGTATCGGTATCGGTAGTAGCAATAGCGATATCGGTAGTAGTAGTAGTAGTAGCAATATCGATACCAGTAGCGATACCGAAAAGAAAAAATATAATTCCCTATGGACGCAAAAATTCGGAAAACGAATAATAAAAGGAGAAAACGATCTGCAAAATGTAATAAACTACATACACAACAACCGCCAAAAGCACGGACTACCAGAAAACAAAAAACTCGACAAAATAATAAGCCAAATGTGCTGCACTGCCGAATATGCTTTTCGAACAGAATATAAGGGTGGTTTTGATGTGGTGATTGGAAATCCGCCTTATGTGAATTTTGCTAATTTACCTAAAGAAGAAAGAGAGTTTTTTAAGAAAACATCAAAGGTTTGTAAGAACAAAACAGATCTATATGCATTTTTTGTTGAGATAGCAACGAAAATATTAAAACAAAATGGGAGGTTTTCATTTATTTTCCCTCATACATGGGTAAGCACAACAAGCTTCACACCTTTACGTAAGTTGTTCTTCGATAATTACAAAATTAATAACTTGGTTGAATTGGAACACGGAGTATTTCATGATGCGATAGTTAAAACTGTTATTATAGTATGTGAAAAAGGTAGTGATTTTATCGGTGTACCAATTTTTAATGAAGAGTTTAAGTTCGTTGTAGATATACCCAAAAGTATTATATTTAATGACGAGGAGATGATAATAAATTTTGATTGGACCCCTCAAAAACAAAAAATTGAAGATAAATTATTTAAAGATAGTCTTCGTTTAGATTATTTGTTGAGATTTACGAGAGGTATTAAAACAAGTAACGATAAAAGGTTCTTATACTTAGAAAAGAAAGATGAAGATTATAAAAAAGTTATTAGAGGGAGAAATATAAAGGCGTATAGAACTGATTTTGTTGGGGAGTACGTTTGGTATCGTCCAGATTTGATGAAAGAAAAAGTTGGTTGTTTGCCACATACTAAAGAACTTTTTGAAGTTCCTGAAAAACTCATTACTCAACGAGTGAATAGTTCTGGTCAGCTATTAGTTACTTATGATAATCAACAATACTATTGCCTTGATACAACAAATGTCTCAGTAATAGAAAATGAACTTGAGGTTAATATAAAATATATCTTAGTTCTCTTAAACTCAAGATTAATTAACTGGTGGTTTAACGATAAATTTAAGATGCCAACGATAAGTGGTTATGAGCTACATCAAATTCCAATAAAAATTGACAAGAAAATTGAGGCTATAGTTGTTGATTTTGGAAATGAAAAATTGAAACAAGAACCAATTTTCCAAAATTCTCAAACCAAATTTGGTAAGTACTTAAAATCCCAATTCCAAATTGAAAAACTCCAAAAAAAACTCCAAAACTGGCACGAGTTAGATTTTGGAGAATTCATCAAAGAACTGAATAAAGCTATCAAAAAAGTAGGAGGGGAGAAACTCTCCAAAATGGATGAAATGGAATGGATAGAAGTTTTTGAAACAAAAAAAGCCGAAGCCCAAACCCTAAAAGCAGAAATTGATAAAACTGATGCTGAAATTGACCGTATGGTTTATGAGTTGTATGGGTTGAGTGAGGAGGAGATTAAAATTGTGGAACAAAACTAA
- the nadB gene encoding L-aspartate oxidase: MKTFDFLIVGSGIAGLSYALKVAKFGRVGIISKTTFDETNTKYAQGGIAAVTYQPDSFKKHISDTIKAGDGLCDNAIVKNVVSEAQEQIQELINIGANFDKKPNGMFDLAKEGGHSEHRILHHKDNTGFEIQRALTEKVKNHPNIEIFDFYFAIDIITQHHLNQTITRRFKDIECYGLYALNLKTNQIRTFLSKIVFIASGGIGNIYQTTTNPSIATGDGVAMVYRAKGAIENMEFVQFHPTSLYNPNERPSFLITEALRGFGAKLKTANGKEFMHKYDKRESLAPRDIVARAIDNEIKTRGDEFVYLDATHLDGEKLISNFPNIHQKCLKLGIDITKDLIPVVPAAHYLCGGIVVDENGLTSIKNLFAAGEVTSTGMHGANRLASNSLLEAVVFANRASKVSIKNISKIQVHKYIPNWDDAGTSHPEEMVLITQNLKELQQIMTNYVGIVRSNLRLKRAMDRLDIIYRETEDLFKKSIVSAKLCELRNAINVAYIIIRLALKRKESRGLHYTIDYRRKNIK, from the coding sequence ATGAAAACATTCGATTTTTTAATTGTTGGTTCAGGTATTGCCGGATTAAGTTATGCACTAAAAGTTGCTAAATTCGGTAGGGTAGGGATAATTAGTAAAACAACTTTCGACGAGACTAATACAAAATATGCACAAGGTGGAATTGCCGCTGTAACTTACCAACCAGATTCCTTCAAAAAACACATAAGCGATACTATAAAAGCCGGAGACGGATTATGTGATAATGCAATTGTGAAAAATGTAGTTTCCGAAGCACAAGAACAAATTCAGGAATTAATAAATATAGGTGCAAATTTCGACAAAAAACCAAACGGAATGTTCGATTTAGCAAAGGAGGGAGGGCATAGCGAACATAGAATATTACACCATAAGGATAATACAGGTTTTGAAATTCAGAGAGCTTTGACAGAAAAAGTAAAGAATCATCCTAATATTGAAATTTTCGATTTTTATTTCGCTATCGATATTATTACTCAACACCATTTAAATCAGACAATTACTAGAAGATTTAAGGATATTGAATGTTATGGATTATATGCTTTAAATCTAAAAACAAATCAAATTAGAACTTTTCTTTCAAAAATTGTTTTTATTGCATCCGGCGGAATTGGAAATATATACCAAACAACTACAAATCCTTCGATTGCAACAGGCGATGGTGTAGCTATGGTGTATAGAGCTAAGGGTGCAATTGAAAATATGGAATTTGTTCAGTTTCACCCAACATCATTATACAATCCGAACGAGCGTCCTTCATTTCTAATAACTGAAGCATTGCGAGGTTTTGGTGCTAAACTAAAAACTGCTAATGGAAAAGAGTTTATGCACAAATATGATAAGCGAGAATCCTTAGCTCCACGCGATATTGTTGCACGTGCTATTGATAACGAGATTAAGACACGAGGCGATGAATTTGTATATCTTGATGCAACACATCTTGATGGTGAAAAATTGATTTCGAATTTTCCCAATATTCATCAAAAATGTTTGAAACTTGGCATTGATATTACTAAAGATCTTATTCCTGTTGTCCCTGCTGCTCACTATCTTTGCGGTGGAATAGTGGTTGATGAAAACGGGTTGACGTCAATAAAAAACCTTTTTGCTGCCGGTGAAGTTACATCTACAGGCATGCATGGTGCAAATCGTCTCGCATCAAATTCTTTGCTGGAAGCTGTTGTTTTTGCTAACAGAGCTTCGAAAGTGAGTATTAAGAATATTAGTAAAATTCAAGTGCATAAGTATATTCCAAATTGGGACGATGCCGGAACTTCTCATCCTGAAGAAATGGTGCTGATTACTCAAAACCTTAAAGAACTTCAACAAATAATGACTAATTATGTTGGTATTGTTCGTTCAAATCTTCGCCTGAAAAGAGCAATGGACAGATTAGATATTATTTATCGTGAAACTGAAGACTTATTTAAAAAATCAATAGTGTCTGCAAAACTATGTGAGCTTCGGAATGCTATCAATGTTGCATATATAATAATTCGTTTGGCACTAAAACGAAAAGAAAGTAGAGGATTGCATTATACTATTGATTATCGAAGAAAAAATATAAAATAG